A DNA window from Flavisolibacter ginsenosidimutans contains the following coding sequences:
- the metH gene encoding methionine synthase, which yields MSEITIIKPYLKLSGLEPLTIRPESNFVNVGERTNVTGSKKFARLVRENKYEEALSVARQQVENGAQILDVNMDDALLDGVKAMTIFLNLLQAEPDIAKIPVMIDSSKFEIIEAGLKCVQGKCIVNSISMKEGVEKFKEQAFICQAYGAAVVVMAFDEQGQADTLERRVTICEKAYDILVNEVGFDPQDIIFDPNIFAIATGIEEHNNYAVDFIEATKIIKQKMPLAKISGGVSNVSFSFRGNDHVREAIHAVFLYHAIKAGMDMGIVNAGQLVVYDQIEPQLKELCEDVILNKRPDATERLVAFAEKVKGKGKEEEKKDEAWRNASVEERLKHALVNGITDYIDADTEEARQKYPKPLDVIEGPLMAGMDVVGDLFGSGKMFLPQVVKSARVMKKSVAVLTPYIEKEKEEKAARGEISLSGAPKILMATVKGDVHDIGKNIVGVVLGCNGYDVVDLGVMVPADKILETAQKEAADVIGLSGLITPSLDEMVHIAKEMKRRNMKQPLLIGGATTSRTHTAVKIAPEYDNGVVHVLDASRSVTVVSNLLNKEGKENFLKQSAKEYETLRQQFANKQKHKVLIPYEEAVVTKEYFDWKNYQPTKPAVDGTKVFKDFDLGTIARYIDWGPFFIGWEMPGRFPDVLSDKIFGTEATRLYNDAQNMVKQIVNENWFSASGVIGFWPANSNNKDTITLQTKEGEVKLESLRQQLKKAVGQPSFSLADFVAPGSFKQDYMGAFAVTIHGARKWIDKFIAEHDEYNKILVQILADRFVEAFAECLHEQTRKEHWGYEKNETLTNEELIKEQYKGIRPAPGYPACPDHTEKIKLFSLLNVTENIGIELTESLAMDPPASVCGWYIAHPQSHYFGLGKIGKDQLQDYAERKGMSLEEAERWLRPALE from the coding sequence ATGAGCGAAATAACCATCATCAAACCCTATCTCAAACTCTCCGGCCTTGAGCCGCTGACGATACGGCCCGAATCGAATTTTGTAAACGTTGGCGAACGCACCAACGTGACCGGCTCCAAAAAATTTGCGCGGCTCGTTCGTGAGAATAAATACGAAGAAGCGCTTTCGGTTGCACGGCAGCAAGTAGAAAACGGCGCACAGATTCTTGACGTGAACATGGACGATGCGCTGCTCGACGGCGTGAAAGCCATGACGATATTTTTGAACTTATTACAAGCCGAACCCGACATCGCAAAGATTCCCGTGATGATTGATTCCTCGAAGTTTGAGATTATTGAAGCGGGATTGAAATGTGTGCAGGGCAAGTGCATTGTAAATTCGATTTCGATGAAAGAAGGCGTGGAGAAATTTAAAGAACAGGCCTTCATTTGCCAGGCTTACGGAGCGGCCGTTGTCGTGATGGCGTTTGACGAGCAAGGCCAGGCTGACACACTCGAACGCCGTGTTACCATCTGCGAAAAGGCGTATGACATTCTTGTAAATGAAGTGGGTTTTGATCCGCAGGACATCATCTTCGACCCAAACATTTTTGCCATTGCCACCGGCATTGAAGAACACAACAACTACGCGGTTGATTTCATCGAAGCCACAAAGATTATCAAACAGAAAATGCCGCTGGCAAAAATCAGCGGTGGCGTGAGCAATGTGTCGTTTTCGTTTCGCGGCAACGATCACGTTCGCGAAGCCATTCATGCCGTCTTTCTTTATCACGCCATCAAAGCGGGCATGGACATGGGCATTGTGAATGCCGGACAGTTGGTAGTTTATGATCAAATTGAACCGCAGCTAAAAGAGTTGTGCGAAGACGTTATTCTGAATAAACGCCCCGATGCAACCGAACGTCTTGTTGCTTTTGCCGAGAAAGTGAAAGGCAAGGGCAAGGAAGAAGAGAAGAAAGACGAAGCGTGGCGAAACGCTTCCGTTGAAGAAAGATTGAAACACGCACTGGTAAACGGCATCACCGATTACATTGATGCCGATACCGAAGAAGCCAGACAAAAATATCCGAAGCCGCTTGATGTAATTGAAGGGCCGTTGATGGCCGGTATGGATGTGGTAGGTGATTTGTTCGGCAGCGGAAAAATGTTTTTACCGCAAGTGGTGAAAAGCGCAAGGGTCATGAAGAAATCGGTTGCCGTCTTGACGCCTTACATCGAAAAAGAAAAAGAAGAAAAAGCGGCACGCGGCGAAATTTCCCTTTCAGGTGCTCCAAAAATTTTGATGGCAACGGTGAAGGGCGACGTGCACGACATCGGCAAAAACATCGTAGGCGTGGTACTCGGTTGCAACGGTTACGACGTGGTTGATTTGGGCGTGATGGTTCCGGCGGACAAGATTTTAGAAACCGCGCAAAAAGAAGCCGCGGACGTGATTGGCCTAAGCGGATTAATCACGCCTTCGCTTGACGAGATGGTGCACATTGCCAAAGAAATGAAGCGCCGCAACATGAAGCAGCCTTTGTTGATCGGCGGCGCTACAACATCACGTACGCACACGGCGGTGAAGATTGCACCCGAATACGACAACGGCGTGGTGCATGTGTTGGATGCTTCGCGCAGCGTAACGGTGGTGAGCAATCTTCTAAACAAAGAAGGAAAAGAAAATTTTCTGAAGCAATCGGCAAAAGAATACGAAACCCTGCGGCAACAATTCGCCAACAAGCAAAAGCACAAGGTGTTGATTCCATACGAAGAAGCCGTTGTAACAAAAGAATATTTTGATTGGAAGAATTACCAGCCCACAAAGCCCGCCGTTGACGGCACAAAGGTTTTCAAAGACTTTGATTTGGGTACCATAGCCCGCTACATTGACTGGGGGCCGTTCTTTATTGGTTGGGAAATGCCGGGCCGCTTTCCGGATGTATTGAGCGATAAAATTTTTGGCACCGAAGCCACGCGGCTGTACAACGATGCACAAAACATGGTGAAGCAGATTGTAAATGAAAACTGGTTCAGCGCATCCGGCGTCATTGGCTTTTGGCCCGCCAACTCAAACAACAAAGACACCATCACGCTGCAAACGAAAGAGGGCGAAGTGAAATTAGAATCGCTGCGGCAGCAATTAAAAAAAGCGGTTGGGCAGCCTTCGTTTTCATTGGCCGATTTTGTTGCACCCGGCTCGTTCAAGCAGGATTACATGGGCGCTTTTGCCGTCACCATTCACGGTGCCAGAAAATGGATTGACAAGTTCATTGCCGAACACGACGAGTACAACAAAATACTGGTGCAAATTCTTGCCGATCGTTTTGTGGAAGCCTTTGCCGAATGTTTGCACGAACAAACAAGAAAGGAACACTGGGGTTATGAGAAGAACGAAACCCTTACGAACGAAGAATTAATCAAAGAACAATACAAAGGCATTCGCCCCGCGCCGGGTTATCCGGCTTGTCCTGATCATACGGAGAAGATCAAATTGTTTTCGTTGCTGAACGTTACCGAA